One genomic window of Microbacterium testaceum StLB037 includes the following:
- a CDS encoding DUF4097 family beta strand repeat-containing protein, which translates to MEKWIVHPGETRVIDLESVRELKIGLVGGQIDVIAHDEPTARIEVHGVTVKDLRIEMSDGRLEIDHPQLRWDNFLEVFRNFGAGGPKAEVSVAVPRAVALTLGVVSASALVSGLRTDAKLNTVSGDIIVDGLVGDVNANAVSGDVQVRELEGSLSANSVSGDVTVTGAVTKASIDTVSGAMLVDSTGPVQSIALNSVNGAATIRLDRGLPANYVSRTVSGRVQIDGHVRSGSGPTNYTGSTGTLAGQFVDVRANTVSGEITVLRRGISGLRPEELATEEEW; encoded by the coding sequence ATGGAGAAATGGATCGTCCACCCCGGCGAGACGCGCGTCATCGACCTCGAGAGCGTGCGCGAACTGAAGATCGGCCTCGTCGGCGGCCAGATCGACGTCATCGCCCACGATGAGCCGACCGCCCGCATCGAGGTGCACGGCGTCACCGTCAAAGACCTGCGCATCGAGATGAGCGACGGTCGCCTCGAGATCGACCACCCGCAGCTGCGGTGGGACAACTTCCTCGAGGTGTTCCGCAACTTCGGCGCCGGCGGCCCCAAGGCCGAGGTGAGCGTGGCCGTGCCGCGCGCCGTCGCCCTGACCCTCGGCGTGGTCAGCGCGAGCGCGCTCGTCTCGGGTCTGCGCACCGACGCCAAACTCAACACCGTCTCGGGCGACATCATCGTCGACGGCCTCGTGGGCGACGTCAACGCCAACGCCGTCTCGGGCGACGTGCAGGTGCGGGAGCTCGAAGGCTCCCTGAGCGCCAACAGCGTCTCGGGCGACGTCACGGTGACCGGTGCCGTCACCAAGGCCTCCATCGACACGGTCTCGGGCGCGATGCTCGTCGACTCCACCGGCCCCGTGCAGTCGATCGCGCTCAACTCCGTCAACGGTGCCGCCACCATCCGCCTCGATCGCGGCCTCCCCGCGAACTACGTCTCGCGCACGGTGAGCGGCCGCGTGCAGATCGACGGACACGTGCGCTCCGGCTCGGGCCCGACCAACTACACCGGTTCGACCGGCACCCTCGCGGGGCAGTTCGTCGACGTCCGCGCCAACACGGTCTCGGGAGAGATCACCGTGCTGCGCCGGGGCATCTCGGGCCTGCGTCCCGAGGAACTCGCGACCGAGGAGGAGTGGTGA
- a CDS encoding PadR family transcriptional regulator: MSPVFSHGGLRLYILSLLDEAPRHGYDLMQALSDRTGGTYSPSAGTIYPRLAKLEDEGLVTKTVDGRKTVYEITDAGRAEVAARTGDLEGIQAELADSVRLIADEVRGSVRDAMRSLRADLAAASREEREHADTAPVDDARSRTREQLHRADAAITEFRGRVRSELRSHVARGGELAASGVDEIETALRQASDAVARAMRG; this comes from the coding sequence ATGAGTCCTGTCTTCTCGCACGGCGGTCTGCGCCTGTACATCCTGAGCCTGCTCGATGAGGCGCCGCGCCACGGCTACGACCTCATGCAGGCCCTGTCCGACCGCACCGGAGGCACCTACTCCCCCTCGGCCGGCACCATCTATCCGCGCCTGGCGAAGCTCGAAGACGAGGGTCTCGTCACGAAGACCGTCGACGGCCGCAAGACGGTCTACGAGATCACGGATGCCGGACGCGCCGAAGTCGCGGCTCGCACGGGCGACCTCGAGGGCATCCAGGCGGAGCTCGCGGACAGCGTGCGTCTCATCGCCGACGAGGTGCGCGGGAGCGTCCGGGACGCCATGAGAAGCCTCCGGGCCGACCTGGCCGCCGCATCCCGCGAGGAGCGTGAGCACGCCGACACGGCCCCCGTCGACGACGCCCGTTCCCGGACACGCGAGCAGCTGCACCGCGCGGATGCCGCGATCACCGAGTTCCGCGGACGCGTCCGCTCGGAGCTGCGGTCGCACGTGGCCCGGGGCGGCGAGCTCGCGGCATCCGGAGTCGACGAGATCGAGACCGCGCTGCGTCAGGCCTCCGACGCGGTCGCCCGCGCGATGCGCGGCTGA
- a CDS encoding universal stress protein, translating into MSDHEAGAAASGAVIAGVVPGQPPRVVREAARYAALAGVELIVAHVDTTRFVAFEDPDGYVNSATLDVAGEVARAALAEVEKDATAALAGEDVRWSARQVIGDPALALIQLADEVGASLLVVGTRKRGLGESLREFLTGSVAARLSHRQHRPVLVVPLGEPVGAHEELPWE; encoded by the coding sequence ATGAGCGACCACGAAGCGGGAGCAGCGGCATCCGGAGCCGTCATCGCGGGAGTCGTGCCGGGGCAACCGCCCCGTGTCGTGCGCGAGGCGGCACGTTACGCCGCACTCGCCGGAGTCGAGCTGATCGTCGCGCACGTCGACACGACGCGGTTCGTCGCGTTCGAGGATCCGGACGGGTACGTCAACTCGGCGACGCTCGACGTGGCCGGGGAAGTGGCGCGCGCCGCGCTGGCGGAGGTCGAGAAGGACGCGACCGCGGCTCTCGCGGGTGAGGACGTGCGCTGGAGCGCGCGTCAGGTGATCGGCGATCCGGCGCTGGCGCTGATCCAGCTCGCCGATGAGGTCGGCGCATCGCTGCTCGTCGTCGGCACGCGCAAGCGCGGGCTGGGGGAGTCGCTCCGCGAGTTCCTGACCGGCTCGGTCGCCGCCCGGCTCTCGCACCGGCAGCACCGTCCGGTGCTGGTGGTTCCGCTGGGAGAGCCGGTCGGCGCCCACGAGGAGCTGCCGTGGGAGTGA